The proteins below are encoded in one region of Oncorhynchus kisutch isolate 150728-3 linkage group LG14, Okis_V2, whole genome shotgun sequence:
- the LOC116353473 gene encoding mucin-2-like has translation MKAQKVTATFTMVFLCWIIHDVSSTTAYPTTADLITTTTTAAPMATTLAPTTTAAPTTTAAPTTTTTAVPNTMTTTTDPTTTVAPTDTTKVTPTMTTVAPMPPATPTTTEALTTTTAAPTTTTTPKPTTTEPTPTTATTVEPTTTTSAAPTTTAAVLTTATTAAPSTTTTTSAPTTTTTTAPTTTVAPMTTTAPTTALASMTTTAAPTTTNDVLTTATTAAPSTTTATCAHTTTTTATPTTTPAVPTTVAPMTTTLAVLTTTTTTAAPATTIVASTSTTAAASTTTAAPTTTTIPEPITTTTAVPATTTAILTTTATAAPSTTTTPSVPTTTTTATPTTTVAPTTTAAPTTTLASPSTTAAASTTSTAALTTTTAAPTTTTTPEPITATTSVPATTTTTSAPTTTTTTATTTTVAPTTTAAPTTTLASTSTTAAASSTATVALTTTTAAPTTTATPEPITTTSAAPTTTTTTSVPTTTTTATPTTTVAPTAAAAPTTTLSSTSTTAAASTTTTAALTTTTAAQTTTTTPEPITTTTAAPATTTTSAPTTTTATTTTVAPTTTLASTSTTAAASSTATAALTTTTAAPTTTATPEPITTTSAAPTTTSAVLTTTVTAAPSTTTTTSAPMTTTTTAPTTTPADPTTVAPTTTPPAVLTTTITTTGPDTTTVASTSTTAAASTTTTAALTTTTAAPTTTTIPEPITTTTAVPATTTAILTTAATAAPSTTTTTSAPTTTTTATPTTTVAPTTTAAPTTTLSSTSTTEPITTTTAAPATTTTTSVPTTTTTTTAAPTTTTTPEPITATTSIPATTTTTSAPTTTTTATPTTTVAPTTTAAPTTTLSSTSTTAASSTTTTAALTTTTAAQTTTTTPEPITTTTAAPATTTTTSVPTTTTTTTPEPITTTTAAPATTTTSAPTTTTATTTTVAPTTTLASTSTTAAASSTATAALTTTTAAPTTTATPEPITTTSAAPTTTSAVLTTTAALTTTTAAQTTTTTPEPITTTTAAPATTTTTSFPTTTTTATPTTTVAPTAAAAPTTTLSSTSTTAAASTTTTAALTTTNAAQTTTTTPEPITTTTAAPATTTAPTTTTTTATTTTVAPTTTSAPTTTTTTSAPTTTTTATPTTTVAPTPTAAPTTTLSSTSTTAAASTTTTAALTTTTAAQTTTTTPEPITTTTAAPATTTTSAPTTTTTTATTTTAAPTTTLSSTSTTAAASTTTTAALTTTTAAPTTTTTPEPITSTTSIPATTTTTSAPTTTTTATPTTTVAPTPTAAPTSTSSSTSTTAAASTTTTAALTTTTAAQTTTTTPEPITTTTAVPATTTAIITTTVTAAPSTTTATSAHTTTTTTLPTTTPTTTVAPTTTTAPTTTLASTSITAAAPPTATAALITTTAAPTTTATPQPTTTTSATHSTTTAVLTTTVTAAPSTTTTTTTSAPTTTTTTAPTTTAAPTTTTTSLPTTTTSAAPTTTTAVLTTTTTASPSTTTTTAAPTTTTTPEPITTTTAALSSTTTAALSTTTSAPTTTTTRESITTTTATTTTTSAPTTTTTTAPTTTVAPTTTAVLTTTTTAAPSTTTTTSAPVTTTTTAPTTTPAVSTTVAPMTTPPAVLTTTTTTTSPATTTVASTSITAAASTTTTAAPATTTAILTTTVTAAPSTTTTTSAPTTTTTTAPTTTVAHTTTAAP, from the exons ATGAAGGCACAGAAAGTGACAGCTACTTTCACCATGG TGTTCTTATGTTGGATTATCCATGACGTTTCTTCCACAACCGCATATCCGACAACTGCAGATcttattacaacaacaacaactgcagctcctatgGCAACAACTCTAGCTccaacgacaactgcagctccaacgacaactgcagctcctacgacaactaCAACTGCAGTACCTAATACTATGACTACAACTACAGACCCtactacaactgtagctcctacggaCACTACAAAGGTAACACCTACAATGACCACTGTAGCTCCCATGCCACCTGCAACTCCTACGACAACTGAAGCTCTGAcgacaacaactgctgctcctacgaccactacaactccaaaACCTACTACGACAGAACCTACTCCCACGACTGCTACGACTGTAGAACCTAccacgacaaccagtgcagctcctactacaacagcTGCTGTTCTTACGACAGCAAcgactgcagcaccttctacaacaactacaacttcagctcctacgacaaccacaacaacagcacctacaacaactgtagctcccatgacaactacagctcctacaacagctttagcatctatgacaaccactgcagctcctactacaacaaatGATGTTCTTACGACAGCAAcgactgcagcaccttctacaacaACTGCAACTTGTGCTCAtacgacaaccacaacagcaacacctactacaacacctgcagttccaacaactgtagctcccatgaCCACTACACTTGCTGTACTGACTacaacaaccacaactgcagctcctgctacaacaattGTCGcttctacgtcaaccacagcagctgcctctacgacaactgCTGCTCCAACAACCACTACAattccagaacctattacgacaaccactgcagttCCTGCAACAACAACTGCTATTCTTACAACCACTGcgactgcagcaccttctacaacaactacTCCTTCAGtgcctacgacaaccacaacagcaacacctacaacaactgtagctcccacgacaactgcagctcctacaacaactttagcatctccttcaaccacagcagctgcctctacgacaagcactgcagctctaactacaacaactgctgctccaacgaccactacaactccagaacctattacggcAACCACTTCAgttcctgctacaacaactacaacttccgctcctacgacaaccacaacaacagcaactacaacaactgtagctcccacgacaactgcagctcctacaacaactttaGCGTCCacttcaaccacagcagctgcctcttcGACAGCCACTGtagctctaactacaacaactgctgctcctacgaccactgcaactccagaacctattacgacaaccagtgcagctcctactacaacaactacaacttcagttcctacgacaaccacaacagctACACCTACAACAACTGTTGCTCCCACGGCagctgcagctcctacaacaactttaTCATCTacttcaaccacagcagctgcctctacgacaaccactgcagctctaactacaacaactgctgctcaaacgaccactacaactccagaacctattacgacaaccactgcagctcctgctacaactacaacttcagctcctacgacaaccacagcaactacaacaactgtagctccgaCAACAACTTTAGCGTCCacttcaaccacagcagctgcctcttcGACAGCCActgcagctctaactacaacaactgctgctcctacgaccactgcaactccagaacctattacgacaaccagtgcagctcctactacaacaagtGCTGTTCTAacgaccacagtgactgcagcaccttctacaacaactacaacttcagctcctatgacaaccacaacaacagcacctactacaacacctgcagatcctacaactgtagctccgacgaccactccacctgctgtacttactacaacaatcacaactacaggtcctgatacaacaactgtagcttcTACGTCAActacagcagctgcctctacgacaaccacagctgctctaactacaacaactgctgctccaacgaccactacaattccagaacctattacgacaaccactgcagttCCTGCAACAACAACTGCTATTCTTACAACCGCTGcgactgcagcaccttctacaacaactacaacttcagcgcctacgacaaccacaacagcaacacctacaacaactgtagctcccacgacaactgcagctcctacaacaactttaTCATCTacttcaaccaca gaacctattacgacaaccactgcagctcctgctacaacaactacaacttcagttcctacgacaaccaca acaacaactgctgctccaacgaccactacaactccagaacctattacggcAACCACTTCAattcctgctacaacaactacaacttcagctcctacgacaaccacaacagcgacacctacaacaactgtagctcccacgacaactgcagctcctacaacaactttaTCATCTACTTCAACCACGGCAGCTtcctctacgacaaccactgcagctctaactacaacaactgctgctcaaacgaccactacaactccagaacctattacgacaaccactgcagctcctgctacaacaactacaacttcagttcctacgacaaccaca actacaactccagaacctattacgacaaccactgcagctcctgctacaactacaacttcagctcctacgacaaccacagcaactacaacaactgtagctccgaCAACAACTTTAGCGTCCacttcaaccacagcagctgcctcttcGACAGCCActgcagctctaactacaacaactgctgctcctacgaccactgcaactccagaacctattacgacaaccagtgcagctcctactacaacaagtGCTGTTCTAacgaccaca gcagctctaactacaacaactgctgctcaaacgaccactacaactccagaacctattacgacaaccactgcagctcctgctacaacaactacaacttcatttcctacgacaaccacaacagctacacctacaacaactgtagctcccacggcagctgcagctcctacaacaactttaTCATCTacttcaaccacagcagctgcctctacgacaaccactgcagctctaactacaacaaaTGCTGCTcaaacgaccactacaactccagaacctattacgacaaccactgcagctcctgctacaactacagctcctacgacaaccacaacaacagcaactacaacaactgtagctcctacaacaactt cagctcctactacaacaactacaacttcagctcctacgacaaccacaacagctacacctacaacaactgtagctcccacgccaactgcagctcctacaacaactttaTCATCTacttcaaccacagcagctgcctctacgacaaccactgcagctctaactacaacaactgctgctcaaacgaccactacaactccagaacctattacgacaaccactgcagctcctgctacaactacaacttcagctcctacgacaaccacaacaacagcaactacaacaactgcagctcctacaacaactttaTCATCTacttcaaccacagcagctgcctctacgacaaccactgcagctctaactacaacaactgctgctccaacgaccactacaactccagaacctattacgtcAACCACTTCAattcctgctacaacaactacaacttcagctcctacgacaaccacaacagctacacctacaacaactgtagctcccacgccaactgcagctcctacatcAACTTCATCATCTacttcaaccacagcagctgcctctacgacaaccactgcagctctaactacaacaactgctgctcaaacgaccactacaactccagaacctattacgacaaccactgcagttCCTGCAACAACAACTGCTATTATTACAACCACtgtgactgcagcaccttctacaacaACTGCAACTTCAGCTcatacgacaaccacaacaacattacctactacaacacctacaacaactgtagctcccacgacaactacagctcctacaacaactttaGCATCTACTTCAATCACAGCAGCTGCCCCTCCAACAGCCACTGCAGCCCTAattacaacaactgctgctcctacgaccactgcaactccccaacctactacgacaaccagtgcaaCTCATAGtacaacaactgctgttcttacgaccacagtgactgcagcaccttctacaacaactacaactacaacttcagctcctacgacaaccacaacaacagcacctacaacaactgctgctcctacgaccactacaacttcattacctactacgacaaccagtgcagctcctactacaacaactgctgttcttACGACAACAACGACTGCATCACcatctacaacaactacaactgctgctccaacgaccactacaactccagaacctattacgacaaccacagcagctctctcttcgacaaccactgcagctctgaGTACAACAACttctgctccaacgaccactacaactcgaGAATCTATTACTACAACcactgctacaacaactacaacttcagctccgacgacaaccacaacaacagcacctacaacaactgtagctcccacgacaactgctGTTCTAACTACCACAAcgactgcagcaccttctacaaccACGACCACTTCAGCTCCtgtgacaaccacaacaacagcacctactacaacacctgcagttTCTACGACTGTAGCTCCCatgaccactccacctgctgtacttactacaacaaccACAACTACATCTCCTGCAACAACAACTGTAGCTTCTACATCAatcacagcagctgcctctacgacaaccactgcagctcctgctacaacaactgcTATTCTTACAACCACtgtgactgcagcaccttctacaacaactacaacgtcagctcctacgacaaccacaacaacagcacctacaacaactgtagctcacacgacaactgcagctcct